The following proteins are co-located in the Palaemon carinicauda isolate YSFRI2023 chromosome 30, ASM3689809v2, whole genome shotgun sequence genome:
- the LOC137623533 gene encoding LOW QUALITY PROTEIN: ionotropic receptor 93a-like (The sequence of the model RefSeq protein was modified relative to this genomic sequence to represent the inferred CDS: deleted 1 base in 1 codon) produces MNFAKTSLSSRLLAGSSRLVVLGRLGEEDLDALSSHWVFLMQRTLIVVPERIKDRERWQVYTSLPFSPSGRQLNNAATWSLSKGLVVHNNTLLPDKFSDFFGASVNVTALPYKPYWTKDERPDGGVLYWGADRRMLESLASALNFSIYVMPVESWEESPPGWVFEARGLRTSWEEDLDALSSHWVFLMQRTLIVVPERIKDRERWQVYTSLPFSPSGRQLNNAATWSLSKGLVVHNNTLLPDKFSDFFGASVNVTALPYKPYWTKDERPDGGVLYWGADRRMLESLASALNFSIYVMPVESWEEVLQRVSDRTSMVASVVHMVLPQRLLRVDFTRTYEHGINIAFSMAKPVLKPQWQSLYYPLESIVWCASLGVLVITPNILILLYSLETPLEIYMVIEIVGTLLGQALNPRLPTIASGRILLATWLLFSFIVGTAYRSNLMASLIAPRYPPRPEALEELVKVAKRVTMPSYGAEFRDYLKASEFESFRSLGAMLDVGVSVTEGLNQALKSRQSHIDGTRYLEQQIAEHFTEANGDSRLYVGRQGVLPGLNAWPIPHDAPYKENFDAVILAVIEGGLYNKWMKDMLDQARKEGRQRRREKIQQMLSEQKTVEEESVDTGSSNEARALTIVHLQGPLMIMVLGAVGAFVVFVFEVMSKRFSPVKETGFGVAYLSKRLN; encoded by the exons ATGGCAAGTGTACACGAGTTTACCATTCAGCCCCTCTGGAAGACAGCTGAACAACGCTGCAACTTGGAGTCTTTCTAAAGGCTTAGTTGTCCATAACAACACATTACTCCCGGATAAATTCTCAGA CTTCTTCGGCGCCTCCGTCAACGTCACGGCGTTGCCCTACAAACCTTACTGGACGAAGGACGAGCGTCCTGACGGGGGAGTCCTATATTGGGGAGCCGATCGCAGGATGCTTGAATCCTTGGCTTCTGCGTTAAACTTCTCTATATACGTGATGCCTGTTGAATCTTGGGAGGAG TCGCCTCCTGGCTGGGTCTTCGAGGCTCGTGGTCTTAGGACGTCTTGGGAAGAGGACCTGGATGCTCTGTCTTCCCACTGGGTCTTTTTAATGCAGAGGACATTAATCGTTGTGCCAGAGCGAATTAAAGATCGAGAAAG ATGGCAAGTGTACACGAGTTTACCATTCAGCCCCTCTGGAAGACAGCTGAACAACGCTGCAACTTGGAGTCTTTCTAAAGGCTTAGTTGTCCATAACAACACATTACTCCCGGATAAATTCTCAGA CTTCTTCGGCGCCTCCGTCAACGTCACGGCGTTGCCCTACAAACCTTACTGGACGAAGGACGAGCGTCCTGACGGGGGAGTCCTATATTGGGGAGCCGATCGCAGGATGCTTGAATCCTTGGCTTCTGCGTTAAACTTCTCTATATACGTGATGCCTGTTGAATCTTGGGAGGAG GTCCTCCAGCGGGTATCAGACCGAACGTCGATGGTGGCGTCGGTCGTCCACATGGTCCTGCCACAGAGACTACTCAGGGTCGACTTCACTCGCACCTATGAGCACGGCATCAACATCGCTTTCAGCATGGCCAAGCCAGTCCTGAAACCGCAGTGGCAGAGCCTATACTACCCACTGGAGAGTATCGTTTGG TGTGCATCCCTGGGAGTTCTTGTCATTACACCT AATATTCTAATACTATTATATAGTCTAGAAACGCCTCTTGAGATATACA TGGTTATCGAAATCGTGGGTACACTCCTTGGACAGGCTCTGAACCCAAGGCTGCCTACTATCGCATCTGGCAGGATCCTGCTGGCTACGTGGCTCCTCTTTTCCTTCATCGTAGGCACAGCTTATAGGAGCAACCTGATGGCTTCTCTCATCGCTCCCCGATACCCGCCGAGACccgaggcactagaagagctggtgAAAGTGGCCAAAAG AGTAACGATGCCTTCTTACGGAGCCGAGTTCCGTGACTACTTGAAAGCCTCCGAGTTCGAATCCTTCAGATCACTGGGAGCCATGCTCGATGTTGGAGTCAGTGTCACGGAGGGACTTAACCAAGCTTTGAAAAGCAG GCAATCCCACATAGACGGGACCCGATATCTGGAGCAGCAAATAGCGGAACACTTCACGGAGGCAAATGGGGACTCGAGATTATACGTAGGACGCCAGGGAGTCCTGCCAGGCCTCAACGCCTGGCCTATTCCTCACGACGCTCCTTACAAGGAGAACTTCGATGCTGTCATCTTGGCCGTCATAGAG GGGGGACTCTACAACAAGTGGATGAAGGATATGTTGGACCAAGCCAGGAAGGAAGGTCGCCAAAGGAGGCGAGAGAAAATCCAGCAGATGTTGTCCGAACAAAAGACGGTAGAAGAAGAATCGGTAGATACTGGGAGTAGCAATGAAGCCAGAGCCCTGACCATCGTTCATCTCCAAGGACCGCTTATGATCATGGTACTGGGCGCTGTTGGGGCGTTTGTTGTTTTCGTCTTCGAAGTAATGTCGAAGCGTTTCTCGCCCGTGAAGGAAACTGGCTTTGGTGTAGCCTACTTAAGTAAGAGGCTAAATTAA